TTCAAAAGCTGAAAggtaaaacagaggaagaaaggaagccaacacatcagaaaaactcCCAGAACAGTAGCCAGAGTTTTGGtggcctttctctccatcttactgacagttgctccagactttgtgctctgacagtttgtgttgtggatgctgCGAGCCTGTCTCTGTGCCACAAGGAAAATCTTTAGGTAGATACAGAGCATTATGATCACTGGAaggtaaaatgagaaaataggTCCCAAAATATGTGCAAGTTGAACCTcgataaaacacatttctccacatttttcatggtttaatcCTGCAACTAAAAAGCCAGTGGCAACTACGATGGAAACACTCCATGTTACCAGGATcatgactgcagcactgtgagcaTTTATCTCAGTTCTATATGtcagaggctgacacactgcataatatctgtcaatagaaatacaacataaattcaaaatggaaGCTGTGCTCAGCGTTACATCAAAGTAGCCACGTACTTTGCAAAATATATCTTCATAATACAGACAAGAGCTTACAGTGAATTCCATGCTGAAAGGAAAGACTAGAACACCAACAagcaggtcagccacagccagagagagagtaagatagtttgtaggagtgtggagctgtttgaagtaaatgatGGAGATTATTACAAGAAGGTTTCcacaaacaattacaacagATAATGAGccaaggaaaatgtttaaaaaaacacatattgcaGAGCGtgtgtatatcagtgtgttAGAGACCTTATCTATTTCATAACATGGATGCATTTTATCAGTGTGGTTGTCAGTGACTTCTGGTGCCATGTTTCTGGGCTCCTGCAAATCAGTTTACATCCATGattaacaatattaaaaaaattaaaaatctgtggttattttaaaaatatttttccctaCATAAATGCATATCTACAATGTTAAGTCTctagaagaaaaagaaagattttcagTTCATGTCCTACCTTTGAAATGCTCCAGACAGTTCTTctttactgtgtgactgtgcataATCTTGATTTTTATCAACCTTTCTCATTACCATAGTTAATACCATCTTTACTCGTCCAATCAGATGTTCATCTTGATGACATCAGAGCTAGAGCAACATGTTGTACTGTAGATGAAATTAATcttttaaatccattttttaaTCCTTTCATTTTAGCAGAATTGTTAATCACCAGTAATAGTGCCATCATAGATCCAGTAATACTAGTATTATCAGTGGTAGTGATAGgagcaataataataaaataataataatgatgacaatattactac
This DNA window, taken from Lates calcarifer isolate ASB-BC8 unplaced genomic scaffold, TLL_Latcal_v3 _unitig_420_quiver_2597, whole genome shotgun sequence, encodes the following:
- the LOC108897220 gene encoding trace amine-associated receptor 1-like, which encodes MHPCYEIDKVSNTLIYTRSAICVFLNIFLGSLSVVIVCGNLLVIISIIYFKQLHTPTNYLTLSLAVADLLVGVLVFPFSMEFTVSSCLYYEDIFCKVRGYFDVTLSTASILNLCCISIDRYYAVCQPLTYRTEINAHSAAVMILVTWSVSIVVATGFLVAGLNHEKCGEMCFIEVQLAHILGPIFSFYLPVIIMLCIYLKIFLVAQRQARSIHNTNCQSTKSGATVSKMERKATKTLATVLGVFLMCWLPFFLCFTFQLLNHVSVPVAVFETLNWVALSNSMLNPFIYALFYSWFRSAFRMIISGKIFQGDFSNTKLS